The Streptomyces sp. Je 1-332 genome has a window encoding:
- a CDS encoding M28 family metallopeptidase: MKLSVPGRVTAAAVIAVTGLFTTSALSSAAPAPTAAAPDISVANVQAHLSQLQSIASSNGGNRAHGSAGYKASVDYLKGKLDAAGFTTSLQEFTSNGKTGYNLIADWPGGSADQVVMAGSHLDSVASGPGINDNGSGSAAILETALTVAREQYKPAKHLRFAWWGAEELGLVGSSHYVDKLPAAERSKIKGYLNFDMIGSPNPGYFVYDDDPTIEKTFKDFYGGLDITTEPDEEGDGRSDHAPFKDAGVPVGGLFSGADYKKTAEQARNWGGTTGEPFDKCYHSACDTESNIDGTALDRNSDAVAYAVWGLSA, encoded by the coding sequence ATGAAGCTCTCCGTTCCCGGACGCGTCACGGCGGCCGCCGTCATAGCCGTCACCGGACTCTTCACGACCAGCGCCCTGTCCTCCGCGGCCCCGGCCCCCACAGCCGCCGCCCCCGACATCTCCGTGGCCAACGTCCAGGCCCACCTCTCGCAGCTGCAGTCCATCGCCTCGTCCAACGGCGGCAACCGCGCCCACGGCAGCGCGGGCTACAAGGCCTCCGTCGACTACCTCAAGGGCAAGCTGGACGCAGCCGGATTCACCACGTCACTCCAGGAGTTCACCTCCAACGGCAAGACCGGCTACAACCTGATCGCGGACTGGCCCGGCGGCTCGGCCGACCAGGTCGTCATGGCGGGCTCGCACCTGGACAGCGTCGCTTCGGGACCCGGCATCAACGACAACGGCTCCGGCTCCGCCGCGATCCTGGAGACCGCGCTCACCGTGGCGCGCGAGCAGTACAAGCCGGCCAAGCACCTGCGGTTCGCCTGGTGGGGCGCGGAGGAACTGGGCCTCGTCGGCTCCTCACACTACGTGGACAAGCTGCCCGCGGCCGAGCGCTCGAAGATCAAGGGCTATCTGAACTTCGACATGATCGGCTCCCCGAACCCGGGCTACTTCGTCTACGACGACGACCCGACCATCGAGAAGACCTTCAAGGACTTCTACGGCGGCCTCGACATCACCACGGAGCCCGACGAGGAGGGCGACGGCCGCTCCGACCACGCGCCGTTCAAGGACGCAGGGGTCCCGGTCGGCGGGCTGTTCAGCGGCGCCGACTACAAGAAGACCGCCGAGCAGGCCCGGAACTGGGGCGGCACGACCGGTGAGCCGTTCGACAAGTGCTACCACTCCGCGTGCGACACGGAGTCGAACATCGACGGCACCGCGCTCGACCGCAACAGCGACGCCGTGGCGTACGCGGTGTGGGGGCTCTCCGCCTGA
- a CDS encoding ABC transporter ATP-binding protein — translation MPPSNGSPAHSVIETDTLTKRYGKQLAVDRLSLTVPQGSVFGFLGPNGSGKTTTIRMLMGLIEPTSGQARVLGHPMPRETRRVLPYVGALIEGPALYGFLSGRDNLLRYDAADPTADPRTRRARAGAALDRVGLSAAAGKKAKAYSLGMKQRLGLAAALLQPRRLLVLDEPTNGLDPQGMREIRALVRELASDGTTVFLSSHLLDEIEQVCTHAAVMAKGRLITQGSVAELAELAAGARGRLVVTTPDTGDAVRVLKELGVTDLFVTEDRVTGEPPGAETGTDLAELNAALVGAGVRVRGFGVERASLEDAFVVLTGEGFDVAG, via the coding sequence GTGCCGCCCAGCAACGGCAGCCCGGCGCACAGCGTGATCGAGACGGACACCCTCACCAAGCGCTACGGCAAGCAGCTGGCCGTGGACAGGCTGAGCCTCACCGTCCCCCAGGGCAGCGTCTTCGGGTTCCTCGGACCGAACGGCTCCGGCAAGACGACCACCATCCGCATGCTGATGGGCCTGATCGAGCCGACTTCCGGCCAGGCACGGGTCCTGGGCCACCCCATGCCGCGCGAGACGCGAAGGGTGCTGCCGTACGTCGGCGCGCTCATCGAAGGCCCCGCCCTCTACGGCTTCCTCTCCGGCCGCGACAACCTCCTGCGGTACGACGCCGCCGACCCCACCGCCGATCCGCGCACCCGCCGCGCCCGCGCCGGAGCGGCCCTGGACCGGGTGGGGCTGAGCGCCGCCGCCGGCAAGAAGGCGAAGGCGTACTCACTCGGCATGAAGCAGCGCCTCGGCCTCGCGGCGGCGCTGCTCCAGCCGCGCAGGCTCCTCGTGCTCGACGAGCCGACCAACGGCCTCGATCCACAGGGCATGCGCGAAATCCGTGCGCTGGTCCGGGAGTTGGCGTCGGACGGCACGACCGTCTTCCTCTCCTCGCACCTCCTGGACGAGATCGAGCAGGTCTGTACGCATGCCGCGGTGATGGCCAAGGGCCGACTGATCACCCAGGGCTCTGTGGCCGAACTCGCCGAACTCGCCGCCGGCGCGCGGGGACGGCTCGTCGTGACGACGCCGGACACGGGGGACGCGGTCCGTGTCCTGAAGGAACTCGGCGTGACGGACCTCTTCGTGACGGAGGACCGCGTGACGGGCGAGCCGCCGGGCGCGGAGACCGGCACCGACCTCGCTGAGCTGAACGCCGCGCTGGTCGGCGCGGGCGTACGGGTACGGGGCTTCGGCGTCGAACGTGCCTCGCTGGAGGACGCTTTCGTGGTGCTGACGGGGGAGGGCTTCGATGTCGCGGGCTGA
- a CDS encoding 2-oxoacid:ferredoxin oxidoreductase subunit beta produces MADTKTEGPGSTIEALSLVPKAEAKQSMKDFKSDQEVRWCPGCGDYAVLAAVQGFMPELGLAKENIVFVSGIGCSSRFPYYMNTYGMHSIHGRAPAIATGLASSRRDLSVWVVTGDGDALSIGGNHLIHALRRNVNLKILLFNNRIYGLTKGQYSPTSEVGKITKSTPMGSLDAPFNPVSLAIGAEASFVARTVDSDRKHLTSVLREAAEHPGTALVEIYQNCNIFNDGAFEVLKDKQQAEEAVIRLEHGQPIRFGAPMEGGLGSKGVVRDPATGDLKVVPVTPETEPQILVHDAHSTSPTLAFALSRLADPDTLHHTPIGVLRNVERPVYDTLMSDQLDTAIEQNGKGDLAALLAGGDTWTVVG; encoded by the coding sequence ATGGCTGACACGAAGACCGAAGGCCCCGGGAGCACGATCGAAGCGCTCTCGCTGGTGCCCAAGGCCGAGGCCAAGCAGTCCATGAAGGACTTCAAGTCCGATCAGGAGGTGCGTTGGTGCCCCGGCTGCGGTGACTACGCGGTCCTGGCCGCCGTGCAGGGCTTCATGCCCGAACTCGGCCTGGCCAAGGAGAACATCGTCTTCGTCTCCGGCATCGGCTGCTCCAGCCGCTTCCCGTACTACATGAACACCTACGGGATGCACTCCATCCACGGCCGCGCCCCCGCCATCGCCACCGGACTCGCCTCCTCCAGGCGGGACCTGAGCGTGTGGGTCGTCACCGGCGACGGCGACGCCCTGTCCATCGGCGGCAACCACCTCATCCACGCCCTGCGCCGCAACGTCAACCTCAAGATCCTGCTCTTCAACAACCGGATCTACGGACTGACCAAAGGCCAGTACTCCCCCACCTCCGAAGTCGGCAAGATCACCAAATCGACGCCGATGGGTTCGCTGGACGCACCCTTCAACCCGGTGTCGCTGGCGATCGGAGCGGAGGCGTCGTTCGTCGCACGGACCGTGGACTCCGACCGCAAACACCTCACCTCGGTGCTACGCGAAGCCGCTGAACACCCCGGCACCGCGCTGGTGGAGATCTACCAGAACTGCAACATCTTCAACGACGGCGCCTTCGAGGTCCTCAAGGACAAGCAGCAGGCCGAGGAGGCGGTGATCCGCCTGGAACACGGGCAGCCCATCCGCTTCGGGGCCCCCATGGAGGGCGGCCTCGGCTCCAAGGGCGTCGTACGCGACCCGGCCACCGGCGATCTCAAGGTCGTCCCCGTCACCCCTGAGACCGAGCCCCAGATCCTGGTCCACGACGCGCACTCCACCTCCCCGACGCTCGCCTTCGCCCTCTCGCGCCTCGCCGACCCCGACACCCTGCACCACACCCCCATCGGCGTCCTCCGCAACGTCGAGCGCCCGGTCTACGACACGCTGATGTCCGACCAGCTCGACACCGCCATCGAGCAGAACGGCAAGGGCGACCTGGCCGCGCTCCTCGCGGGCGGCGACACCTGGACCGTCGTCGGCTAG
- a CDS encoding peptide MFS transporter, which produces MEPDTEPPAEPPTEPPPGDDHAFFGQPRGLLTLSGLEVWERFSFLGMQAILVLYFADSVANDGMGMSSGTAASVSAAYGTLVYLVSVAGGWLADRILGSYRAVLWGGILIACGHYSMAVPTATMTWVGLGLISAGTGLLKPNVASMVGKLYRTDDDRRDAGFALYYMGINIGAFAGPLITGWLGDHKGWHWGFSAAAIGMTFGLIQYVFGRRHLAGRKASAEFALPKDAMRRAVVLIVVGILVFAALAGVLAAVGWLTMDRFVDLLTVISVIAPIVYFVVMFRSPRVTSEERGRLRPYVVLFLASVVFNFILFQAYSTMILLASTNAETAIFGFTFPASWYASALGAFEVALAPVVAAVWARMGHSQPHASNKIAFGVILGGLSFLLMVLPTSGHGDDTYKMAVWWIVGSYLLLGLGDILVETSGMSATTKLAPQAFASQTMALWFLSLALANGIQAQVVKLYGEVSNPAYFGVNGAIAVAAGVAVILLAPWLRRTMHPVH; this is translated from the coding sequence ATCGAGCCCGACACCGAACCGCCCGCGGAGCCGCCGACGGAGCCGCCGCCCGGGGACGACCACGCCTTCTTCGGGCAGCCGCGCGGGCTGCTCACCCTGTCGGGTCTCGAGGTCTGGGAGCGTTTCTCGTTCCTCGGCATGCAGGCCATCCTCGTCCTGTACTTCGCGGACTCCGTCGCGAACGACGGAATGGGCATGAGTTCCGGAACCGCCGCCTCGGTCTCGGCGGCGTACGGAACGCTCGTCTATCTCGTCTCGGTGGCCGGCGGCTGGCTCGCCGACCGCATCCTCGGCTCGTACCGCGCGGTCCTGTGGGGCGGCATCCTCATCGCCTGCGGCCACTACTCGATGGCCGTGCCGACGGCGACGATGACCTGGGTCGGGCTCGGCCTGATCAGCGCGGGCACCGGCCTGCTCAAGCCGAACGTCGCCTCGATGGTCGGCAAGCTCTACCGCACCGACGACGACCGCAGGGACGCGGGCTTCGCGCTGTACTACATGGGCATCAACATCGGCGCCTTCGCGGGACCGCTGATCACCGGCTGGCTCGGCGACCACAAGGGCTGGCACTGGGGCTTCTCCGCGGCGGCGATCGGCATGACCTTCGGCCTGATCCAGTACGTCTTCGGCCGTCGTCACCTCGCCGGACGCAAGGCATCGGCGGAATTCGCGCTGCCCAAGGACGCCATGCGCCGCGCGGTCGTCCTGATCGTCGTGGGCATCCTCGTGTTCGCCGCCCTCGCGGGTGTGCTCGCCGCCGTCGGCTGGCTGACGATGGACCGCTTCGTCGACCTGCTCACCGTCATCTCGGTGATCGCGCCCATCGTCTACTTCGTGGTCATGTTCCGCAGCCCACGGGTGACCTCCGAGGAGCGCGGCCGCCTCAGGCCGTACGTGGTGCTCTTCCTCGCCTCGGTCGTCTTCAACTTCATCCTCTTCCAGGCGTACTCGACGATGATCCTGCTCGCGTCGACGAACGCCGAGACCGCGATCTTCGGCTTCACCTTCCCCGCCAGCTGGTACGCCTCCGCGCTCGGCGCCTTCGAGGTCGCGCTCGCCCCTGTCGTCGCCGCGGTCTGGGCCCGGATGGGCCACAGCCAGCCGCACGCCTCCAACAAGATCGCGTTCGGCGTGATCCTGGGCGGCCTGTCCTTCCTGCTGATGGTGCTCCCCACCTCCGGCCACGGCGACGACACGTACAAGATGGCGGTCTGGTGGATCGTCGGCTCGTACCTGCTGCTCGGTCTCGGCGACATCCTCGTGGAGACCTCCGGCATGTCCGCCACGACGAAGCTCGCCCCGCAGGCCTTCGCCAGCCAGACCATGGCCCTCTGGTTCCTCTCGCTCGCCCTCGCCAACGGCATCCAGGCGCAGGTCGTGAAGTTGTACGGAGAGGTCTCCAACCCGGCGTACTTCGGCGTGAACGGCGCGATCGCGGTGGCCGCCGGTGTCGCCGTCATCCTGCTCGCCCCGTGGCTGCGGCGCACCATGCACCCCGTCCACTGA
- a CDS encoding polyprenyl synthetase family protein, whose amino-acid sequence MTVVGPFGLSVRDQALEADVQAGLAAVEEGLLDATKSGVPFITEAAQHLVRAGGKRFRPLLVLLASQFGDPYAPGVVPSAVVVELTHLATLYHDDVMDEADVRRGVESANQRWGNSVAVLTGDFLFARASYILADLGPDAVRIQAEAFERLVTGQILETAGPSEGRDPVDHYLDVLGGKTGSLVAVACRFGAMMSGADETVVDVLTQYGERLGVAFQLADDVLDIASDSHESGKTPGTDLREGIPTLPVLRLRERVEKLGLAEDIALSELLDSDLTDDARHAEALARLRVHPALEQARKDTVRFAEEARDTLAPLRDCDAKTALVELCDLVVHRAG is encoded by the coding sequence GTGACCGTCGTCGGGCCCTTCGGCCTCAGCGTGCGGGACCAGGCTCTCGAAGCCGATGTCCAGGCCGGATTGGCGGCCGTCGAGGAAGGTCTGCTCGACGCCACCAAGAGCGGGGTCCCCTTCATCACGGAGGCCGCGCAGCATCTGGTGCGCGCGGGCGGCAAGCGGTTCAGGCCGCTCCTCGTGTTGCTCGCCTCGCAGTTCGGCGATCCGTACGCGCCGGGTGTCGTGCCCTCCGCCGTCGTCGTCGAGCTCACGCACCTCGCGACGCTCTACCACGACGACGTGATGGACGAGGCGGACGTGCGCCGCGGTGTCGAGAGCGCCAACCAGCGCTGGGGCAACTCCGTCGCCGTCCTCACGGGTGACTTCCTGTTCGCCCGCGCCTCGTACATCCTGGCCGACCTCGGTCCGGACGCCGTCCGCATCCAGGCGGAGGCCTTCGAACGCCTGGTCACGGGCCAGATCCTGGAGACGGCGGGGCCGAGCGAGGGCCGCGACCCGGTCGACCACTACCTCGACGTGCTGGGCGGCAAGACCGGCTCGCTCGTCGCCGTGGCGTGTCGTTTCGGCGCCATGATGTCGGGCGCCGACGAGACCGTCGTGGACGTCCTGACCCAGTACGGCGAGCGGCTCGGTGTCGCCTTCCAGCTCGCCGACGACGTACTGGACATCGCATCCGACTCGCACGAGTCCGGCAAGACGCCGGGCACCGACCTTCGCGAGGGCATTCCCACGCTTCCGGTCCTGCGCCTGCGCGAGCGGGTGGAGAAGCTCGGGCTCGCCGAGGACATCGCCCTGTCGGAGCTCCTGGACTCGGACCTGACGGACGACGCGCGGCACGCCGAGGCGCTGGCCCGGCTGCGGGTCCACCCGGCCCTGGAGCAGGCGCGCAAGGACACCGTGCGGTTCGCGGAGGAGGCGCGGGACACCCTCGCGCCGCTGCGGGACTGCGACGCGAAGACGGCGCTGGTCGAGCTCTGCGATCTTGTGGTGCACCGGGCCGGCTGA
- a CDS encoding NAD(P)H-dependent oxidoreductase, which produces MTRKFLFVLGSARPDGNTETLARKAAEQLPPDVEQRWLNLADHPLPDFEDLRHDSTRPRARPRPVGDHEAALLDATLDATDIVIVSPLYWYSLSATTKRYLDHWDAWLEVPEVDFKNTMAGRTLWGVTVLAHQEEEVAGPLIGTLNHTAAFFPMHFGGVLLGNGSRPGNVLDDTEAIARAKTFFTQEPPLARYPYDN; this is translated from the coding sequence ATGACCCGCAAGTTCCTGTTCGTGCTCGGCAGTGCCCGCCCCGATGGCAACACGGAGACGCTGGCCCGCAAGGCCGCCGAGCAGCTCCCGCCGGACGTCGAGCAGCGCTGGCTGAACCTCGCCGACCACCCACTGCCCGACTTCGAGGACCTGCGCCACGACAGCACCCGGCCCCGGGCCCGCCCCCGGCCCGTCGGCGACCACGAGGCGGCGCTCCTGGACGCCACCCTCGATGCCACGGACATCGTCATCGTGTCGCCCCTGTACTGGTACTCGCTCTCGGCCACCACCAAGCGCTACCTCGACCACTGGGACGCCTGGCTGGAGGTCCCGGAGGTCGACTTCAAGAACACGATGGCTGGCCGCACCCTGTGGGGCGTGACCGTGCTCGCACACCAGGAGGAGGAGGTCGCGGGCCCGCTGATCGGCACCCTGAACCACACCGCCGCCTTCTTCCCGATGCACTTCGGCGGCGTCCTGCTCGGCAACGGCTCCCGGCCCGGCAACGTACTCGACGACACCGAGGCCATCGCCCGCGCCAAGACCTTCTTCACGCAGGAACCGCCGCTCGCCCGCTACCCGTACGACAACTGA
- a CDS encoding DUF2092 domain-containing protein: protein MAPYEPEQNTSETGELRAGRRKAARYVVPVAVAGVAAATIGLVPALATSGDPKLPDVTAQELIEKIAASDTEQLSGTVKISTDLGLPSFGGDMAGGLAQGGGSGGDDGGDGAGSAADPQAKLMELATGTHTLRVAADGPDKQKLSVIDDAAEYSLIHNGDDVWAYDSKSNEVHHSKSAGKAGDSGKKDAPEDLPKDVPSTPKELADEALKAVDDTTSVKVDGTAQVAGRDAYRLVIKPKQSGSTVGQITVAVDARTGTPLKFTLSPSGGGSAVVDAGFTKVDFAKPEASTFDFTPPKGAKVTEGDDAKKFKGEASEGKEFKGKEFKGGEDLNGLNVIGKGWNSIAELELPGGQGIPTGGSGDVPPEAQQLLDSLGDKVSGDFGSGTVFKTRLVNALITEDGKVYAGAVTKDALVKAANAAS from the coding sequence ATGGCACCGTACGAACCGGAGCAGAACACCAGCGAGACCGGAGAGCTGCGCGCCGGCCGCCGCAAGGCGGCGCGTTACGTGGTTCCCGTCGCGGTGGCGGGGGTGGCGGCGGCGACCATCGGGCTCGTCCCGGCGCTCGCCACGTCGGGAGACCCCAAGCTGCCCGACGTCACCGCGCAGGAACTCATCGAGAAGATCGCCGCGTCGGACACGGAGCAGCTCTCCGGCACCGTGAAGATCAGCACCGACCTCGGCCTGCCGTCCTTCGGCGGCGACATGGCCGGCGGCCTCGCGCAGGGCGGCGGCTCGGGCGGCGATGACGGCGGGGACGGCGCGGGCTCGGCCGCGGACCCGCAGGCCAAGCTGATGGAACTGGCCACCGGCACGCACACGCTGCGCGTCGCCGCCGACGGCCCCGACAAGCAGAAGCTGTCCGTCATCGACGACGCGGCCGAGTACAGCCTGATCCACAACGGCGACGACGTGTGGGCCTACGACAGCAAGTCGAACGAGGTTCACCACTCCAAGTCGGCGGGCAAGGCCGGGGATTCCGGCAAGAAGGACGCCCCCGAGGACCTCCCGAAGGACGTCCCGTCCACTCCCAAGGAACTGGCCGACGAAGCGCTGAAGGCGGTCGACGACACGACGTCGGTGAAGGTGGACGGCACCGCGCAGGTCGCAGGCCGCGACGCCTACCGCCTGGTCATCAAGCCCAAGCAGTCCGGCTCGACGGTCGGCCAGATCACGGTCGCCGTGGACGCCAGGACCGGTACGCCGCTGAAGTTCACGCTCAGCCCGTCCGGCGGCGGCAGCGCGGTCGTCGACGCGGGCTTCACCAAGGTCGACTTCGCGAAGCCCGAGGCATCGACCTTCGACTTCACGCCGCCGAAGGGCGCGAAGGTCACGGAGGGCGACGACGCCAAGAAGTTCAAGGGAGAGGCGTCCGAGGGCAAGGAGTTCAAGGGCAAGGAGTTCAAGGGCGGGGAGGATCTGAACGGTCTGAACGTCATCGGCAAGGGCTGGAACTCCATCGCCGAGCTGGAACTGCCGGGCGGCCAGGGCATCCCGACGGGCGGCTCCGGCGACGTCCCGCCGGAGGCGCAGCAGCTCCTCGACTCGCTCGGCGACAAGGTGTCGGGCGACTTCGGCTCGGGCACGGTCTTCAAGACGCGCCTGGTCAACGCCCTCATCACCGAGGACGGCAAGGTCTACGCGGGCGCGGTCACCAAGGACGCCCTCGTGAAGGCGGCGAACGCGGCGAGCTAG
- a CDS encoding ABC transporter permease has protein sequence MSRAEADGAEADGVRADDVRADAVREVSGPRAVRRIWTFGLFRSELGITFRRWRTLALLGVLAAVPVLVGVAVRIETSDGSSMGGGGEGGGPAFIAQVTNNGLFLVFTALAATLPFFLPMAVGVVAGDSIAGESSAGTLRYLLVAPAGRTRLLLAKYATAMTFCLVATLVVAVSALAVGALLFPLGEVTTISGTRIGFGEGLARALLIALVVAASLIGVAALGLFVSTLTSSGIAAMATTVGLLITIQILDQIPQLHAIQPYFFSHYWLSFADLMREPVYWDELVKNLGLQGLYAALFGSAAWARFGAKDITA, from the coding sequence ATGTCGCGGGCTGAGGCCGATGGCGCGGAGGCCGACGGCGTACGAGCGGATGACGTGCGAGCCGATGCGGTACGAGAGGTGAGCGGCCCCCGCGCAGTGCGGCGGATCTGGACCTTCGGTCTCTTCCGCAGTGAGCTGGGCATCACCTTCCGCCGCTGGCGCACCCTCGCCCTGCTCGGTGTGCTCGCCGCCGTGCCGGTCCTCGTGGGCGTGGCCGTCAGGATCGAGACCAGTGACGGTTCGTCGATGGGCGGGGGAGGCGAGGGCGGGGGCCCGGCGTTCATCGCGCAGGTCACCAACAACGGCCTGTTCCTGGTCTTCACCGCGCTCGCCGCGACCCTCCCCTTCTTCCTGCCCATGGCGGTCGGTGTCGTCGCGGGCGACTCCATCGCGGGCGAGTCCAGCGCGGGGACGCTGCGCTATCTCCTGGTCGCCCCCGCGGGACGTACGCGCCTGCTGCTCGCCAAGTACGCGACGGCGATGACGTTCTGCCTGGTCGCGACGCTCGTCGTCGCCGTGTCCGCGCTCGCCGTCGGGGCGTTGCTGTTCCCGCTCGGCGAGGTCACCACGATCTCCGGCACCCGGATCGGCTTCGGCGAAGGGCTGGCACGGGCCCTGCTCATCGCACTCGTGGTCGCCGCGTCACTGATCGGTGTGGCGGCGCTCGGTCTGTTCGTGTCGACGCTGACGAGCAGCGGCATCGCGGCGATGGCGACGACCGTCGGACTGCTCATCACCATCCAGATCCTCGACCAGATCCCTCAACTGCACGCCATCCAGCCGTACTTCTTCTCGCACTACTGGCTGTCCTTCGCGGACCTGATGCGTGAGCCCGTCTACTGGGACGAGCTGGTCAAGAACCTCGGCCTCCAGGGCCTGTACGCGGCCTTGTTCGGCTCGGCGGCGTGGGCGAGATTCGGGGCGAAGGACATCACGGCGTAG
- a CDS encoding NmrA family NAD(P)-binding protein produces MSIVVTGATGQLGRLVIDGLLGAQVPAGQIAAVVRDKEKAADLAARGVELRIADYNAPETLAGVFAAGDRVLLISGSEVGRRVAQHAAVIDAARAAGVALLAYTGVLGGPDADLDLAAEHKETERLILASGLPHTFLRNGWYHENYTANLAPVLEHGAVVASAGEGRIASASRADYAAAAVAVLTGEGHEGKAYELSGDVAWSLAEYAAEVARQSGKDISYTNVPAEQNLAILTGAGVPEQFAAILVDMDSAIERGLLAGTNGDLARLIGRPTTPVADAISAALKS; encoded by the coding sequence ATGAGCATCGTCGTCACCGGAGCCACCGGACAGCTCGGCCGTCTCGTCATCGACGGGCTGCTCGGCGCGCAGGTGCCCGCGGGGCAGATAGCCGCCGTCGTCCGCGACAAGGAGAAGGCCGCGGACCTCGCCGCGCGGGGCGTGGAGCTGCGGATCGCGGACTACAACGCACCCGAGACCCTCGCCGGCGTCTTCGCCGCGGGCGACAGGGTCCTGCTGATCTCCGGAAGCGAGGTCGGGCGGCGGGTGGCGCAGCACGCGGCGGTGATCGACGCGGCGCGTGCCGCGGGGGTCGCGCTGCTCGCGTACACCGGTGTCCTCGGCGGACCCGACGCCGACCTCGACCTCGCGGCCGAGCACAAGGAGACCGAGCGGCTCATCCTCGCGTCCGGGCTTCCGCACACGTTCCTGCGCAACGGCTGGTACCACGAGAACTACACGGCCAACCTCGCTCCCGTCCTGGAGCACGGCGCCGTCGTCGCCTCCGCGGGCGAGGGCAGGATCGCCTCCGCCTCGCGGGCCGACTACGCGGCTGCCGCCGTCGCCGTACTGACCGGCGAGGGCCACGAGGGCAAGGCGTACGAGCTGAGCGGCGATGTCGCGTGGAGCTTGGCCGAGTACGCCGCCGAGGTCGCCCGACAGAGCGGCAAGGACATCTCGTACACGAACGTGCCCGCCGAGCAGAACCTCGCGATCCTGACCGGCGCGGGCGTTCCCGAGCAGTTCGCCGCGATCCTCGTCGACATGGACTCGGCGATCGAGCGGGGGCTGCTCGCCGGTACGAACGGCGATCTGGCCCGGCTCATCGGGCGCCCGACCACGCCTGTCGCCGACGCGATCTCGGCGGCGCTCAAGAGCTGA
- a CDS encoding helix-turn-helix domain-containing protein, whose product MAVSNWNLGDEGMCPQRLVLEHVTSRWGVLVLITLDERSYRFSELRRALGRVSEKMLTQTLQTLERDGLVHRDAKPVIPPRVDYSLTDLGREVGSQVRALAEWTERRLADVQEARLAYDEARSQGKAYDEARS is encoded by the coding sequence ATGGCAGTAAGTAACTGGAATCTCGGGGACGAGGGCATGTGCCCGCAGCGCCTCGTCCTGGAACACGTCACGAGCCGCTGGGGCGTGCTCGTCCTGATCACCCTGGACGAGCGTTCGTACCGCTTCAGTGAGCTGCGCCGGGCCCTCGGCAGGGTCAGCGAGAAGATGCTGACGCAGACCCTCCAGACCCTGGAGCGCGACGGCCTGGTGCACCGCGACGCCAAGCCGGTCATCCCGCCGCGCGTCGACTACTCGCTCACCGACCTCGGGCGCGAGGTTGGCTCGCAGGTCCGGGCGCTCGCCGAGTGGACCGAGCGGCGCCTGGCGGACGTACAGGAAGCGCGCCTGGCGTACGACGAGGCCCGGTCCCAGGGGAAGGCGTACGACGAAGCCCGGTCCTGA
- the rarD gene encoding EamA family transporter RarD, whose translation MWGLVPLFWPLLKPAGAGEILAHRMAWSLVVVGIALLVVRRWAWAGELIRQPRKLGLVTIAAAVITINWGVYIWAVNSGHVVEASLGYFINPLVTIAMGVLILGERLRPVQWAAVAVGLVAVLVLAFGYGQPPWISLCLAFSFAVYGLVKKKVGLSGLESLAAETAVQFLPAVGFLVWLSVRGDATFGAEGFGHGALLAATGVVTAIPLVCFGAAAIRVPLATLGMLQYLAPVFQFLLGILYFHEAMPPERWAGFGLVWVALTLLTWDAVRGARLGAVRVAAARRGSVASVAPVAGRETEPMTPAAGRGTESGV comes from the coding sequence ATGTGGGGCCTCGTGCCCCTCTTCTGGCCCCTGCTCAAGCCGGCCGGGGCGGGCGAGATCCTCGCGCACCGCATGGCCTGGTCCCTCGTCGTGGTGGGCATCGCGCTCCTCGTCGTGCGGCGCTGGGCCTGGGCGGGCGAGCTGATCCGCCAACCGCGCAAGCTGGGCCTCGTGACGATCGCCGCGGCGGTCATCACGATCAACTGGGGCGTCTACATCTGGGCCGTGAACTCCGGCCACGTCGTGGAGGCCTCCCTCGGCTACTTCATCAACCCCCTGGTCACCATCGCCATGGGCGTCCTGATCCTCGGCGAGCGGCTGCGTCCCGTGCAGTGGGCGGCCGTCGCCGTCGGCCTCGTGGCGGTCCTCGTGCTCGCCTTCGGGTACGGGCAGCCGCCGTGGATCTCGCTCTGCCTCGCCTTCTCCTTCGCCGTGTACGGCCTGGTGAAGAAGAAGGTCGGGCTCAGCGGTCTGGAGTCGCTCGCGGCCGAGACCGCGGTCCAGTTCCTGCCCGCGGTCGGCTTCCTGGTGTGGCTGAGTGTGCGGGGCGACGCCACGTTCGGCGCGGAGGGCTTCGGGCACGGGGCGCTGCTCGCGGCGACCGGTGTGGTCACCGCCATCCCGCTGGTCTGCTTCGGCGCCGCGGCGATCCGGGTGCCGCTCGCGACGCTGGGGATGTTGCAGTACCTCGCGCCCGTCTTCCAGTTCCTGCTCGGCATCCTGTACTTCCACGAGGCGATGCCGCCCGAGCGGTGGGCCGGGTTCGGGCTTGTGTGGGTGGCGTTGACGTTGCTGACCTGGGATGCGGTGCGCGGTGCGCGGCTTGGTGCGGTGCGGGTCGCTGCCGCTCGGCGGGGTTCCGTGGCTTCGGTTGCCCCCGTCGCGGGGCGGGAGACCGAGCCGATGACTCCCGCTGCCGGGCGGGGCACGGAGTCCGGGGTCTGA